DNA sequence from the Pseudanabaena sp. BC1403 genome:
AGAGCCATCGGTCAAAGGATAACGAAAATGCCAGAGATTACCATTTACTTCTTTACTATCAACTTCAAGATCAGACACGGCTGATTGGGATTCGGGACACCAGTTGACTAGATATTCACCACGATAAATCAAGCCCGCTTCGTAGAGTTTGACAAAGGCTTCAGTTACCGAGTTTGATAAACCTTCATCCATTGTGAAGCGCTCGCGTGTCCAGTCGGCGGACACACCTAAGCGCCTCAATTGCGAAACAATCGTCCCGCCCGATTCGGCTTTCCATTTCCATGCGCGATCGAGAAATTTTTCACGCCCGACTTCTTGATTAGTTTTGCCTTCGGCTTTGATTTGTTTATCGAGAATAGCTTGCACAGCAATGCTGGCGTGATCTGTACCTGGTAGCCAGAGGGTATTAAACCCACGCATTCGGTGATAGCGGATTAAAATATCGATTAATACTTCTTGAAAAGCATGACCCATATGTAGGCTGCCCGTGACATTAGGCGGCGGGATCATGATGCAGTAGGGTTCTTTTTCGCTTTCGCTGGCTGCTACAAATACGCCACTTTCCTCCCAATATTTCTGCCATTTAGCTTCAGATTCGAGAGGATTATATTGTTTGGGAAGTTCGGTCGTACTCATAGCGGGTTACTGAAAATTTAGACAAAATTAATGGGCAACTTAATTAAAGTTTATATTCAGCTTATATCTTATAGTGTCTACCAGACCAGCAGTATGCAAATCTTGCAGTAATTATCACAAACCCCAAAGGTGTAAGGCTATGCTTTGCGAAGGCTTACACCTTTAGATTTTAGTTTTGTCTTAAGCATTGAAGCGATCGCTATAACTCACATTTTGGCTTGAGTTAAAGTAAGCTAAAATTTTAGCCCATACCTGTAAATTATTAATTATCAAAAAAATTGTTAGTTGCTTGCAATCGCTATATTTTTATTACCAGCAACTCAAGATAATTAACCAATACCATTTTGTTAGGAGTAACCGCTTTGGAAGTCGCGCAACTGTTGGAACTATACAAACAGGGACAACGGAACTTTTCCAACATAGATCTTAATAACGCTCAATTACGCAGTGTGATCTTGATTGGGATTGATTTGCGTGGGTCTACTTTGAACAAAGCTGATTTGAGTAGCGCTAATTTAATTGAGGCAAACTTGACTGGAGCTAACCTGATTGAGACGAATCTTAGGGGTGCTTTGTTAAGGGGCGCAAACTTTTCTGATGCAGACTTAAGTTGGTCAAATTTAACTTGGTCAAATTCTTCTAATAGTAAATTTATTCGAGCAAACCTTAGTGTCACTAATTTTAGTGGGGCAAATTTAATTGAAGCTGATTTTACTGGCTCAATTATGAAAGGGGCAAATCTACGGGGTACAAATTTGCGGGGCGCAATAATGAAGAATTTGCGAACCTGCGCTGATACTGAGTTTACAGGTGTTCGGAATTTGGACGATCGCACTCGTTTATATCTTTGTACGATCGCTAGTGGTACGCATCCATTTACCAAAAATGACAGCCGCCAAACTTTAGGTTGTCCAATTTAATTCTATAGAGATACTCCTTTCCCACCAAAGAAATATACCTCAAAAACCAAGAATTAGCGTTGCGGCGCTTCGCGCCGCAACGCTAATTCTTCACTGGGAAGGGAGTAGTTGGCGCAAAGCGCCGCCTATCTCTACCTCTTTTTTGATGTGGTGGTTAGGGCTGCTCGGTAAGTTGGAGTAAATAAGGAAAAGAGGTGTTTTCTTCGTAGGAGCCAACCCATATTTCGTAAGTTCCTTCTAGCCAGTCGCCGCCAATCTCTGGGTTGCGATCGCTAACATCGTCACTACACCAACTTCCCCCTGGCCCTCGCACTAGCAAAATTGTGTCGCCAGAACTTTTGACCTGCATGTTGAGATATTTAAATGGTTTTGTAAGAGTAATTTTGTGATCGGGTTCTGCATCCACAAACCCAATACAGTCTCCAGTCTCGGTAACTTTGCGTCCTGATTTTTTTTGAGTCTCGACTCCGCCGCCACTAATGCCCCGCAGTTCGATTGCTTTCGGAGTAAATCTTGGAGCGATCGCAATATCCTCAAACATTTTCACAAAACTAGCCTTTTTGCCCGAAGTGTTTTCTGGCTTCTCAGGTCGCGAAATCTCGACTGAAGTTGTTGCGTTTGGCGTTGTGCTTGGCGTTGTGTTTAGCTTAGTCTGCGATCGCACAGATGCTGTCACAGCTAACATCGCGGTTGTCATAGCTGCAAGGGTAATTAGCGATCGCGCTGCAAATTTTCTCATGACACAAATATATTGGCTCTAAGAGGTGGATTTTAGCATTAGCCACAACGGAAAACCAGATTCTTTTATAATCGAGCGAGAAGTTGTGATGAGAATTTGCAAGGTGTTTAGCAATGACAGTAATCACTAAGGAGTACCTTAAGCAAGAGTTAGACCAACTCAATGAGAAACAACTAAAGCAAGTTGCAGATTTTATTGCTTTTATCAAGTTTCAAACGAGATTTAGTCAAGAGACAGTTGATATTAGTCAGTTTGCTAATCTCTATCAAGAATTTGCTCAGGAAGATCGAGAACTGGCTGAAGCAGGAATTTCTGAGTATGCTGAACTCTTGAACAGTGAGGGCAAGTATTAAAAGATTGGGATAGTTGGAATCAGGGGCAATCGCTAATCCAGAAAATATCAGTTTGTTTATGCTTGAGTATAAAGTGTGAATCTAGGCAGATTAGGCGATATCTTTCGTGCTATATCGCTGTAGTCATAGCTGCAAAGGTAATCAGAGATCGCGCTGCAAATTTCTCATGACACAAATATATTGGCTCTAAGACGTAGATTTTAGCATTCTGCACTAAAGTCAGGGTGTGTTTTCCATAAATTAAGTCATCATAAGTTTTTTCGTTAACAACAAGATTCAATAGACCTAAAAGTCTCTGCCAGCAAAGGTTTGATGGGATACAAATTCGTGGTAGTAATAAGGGCATCTCTATTAATTACCTTCTGAGCGAAAAAACAAGGCTGAAAGTACTGATCTCTCGTTGCTTATTTCCCCTAAATTAGAATTAATAGAGATGTCCATAACTTGATTGTGTGGTAGTATTATTTTTAAGTTAAAACTTTTAACTTAAAACCAAAAAAGCAAGCGGATGTTTTTTACACCCAACTTGCCTTACTGTAGCTACAGTGCAAATGTACCTACTACTAGAAGCACTAAAATAAACGCATCGTTTGCATTCATTTTTCCACGCAGAACTGCCAAGACAATGGCAAGTACTGTTGTTGAACAAAGAATTTTCATAAATTCTTCCCCTCACTACTTGTGTTACTAGTCAAAATTAAGACTAGCTATCTACAACAAATCAACGACCAGCATAGTAATCGCTTTCCAGAGCGACTACTATGCTTAATCTGTTTAGATTCAAAAACTCTAGCACGCATACACAGATAAAGGCAAATCAATAGGTGGTATTAAGCTTAGTGTGACTATACCTATCAATAATGGACGATGTCTAAACTCTACTATCGTGGCATGGCAAAGCAGAACGGTAAACAGAAAATAGGTCGGAGTGTTGGGCTACTGGGGGGTAGACATAGTATTAATATAAATATTGAGCAAATGCCCGTAGGCTAGCTCGATGAACAAGAGTATTTGTTATATAGAGTCAGAACGCGAAATTCGAGAGGAGCTTGTGACCTTTGCGATCAGAG
Encoded proteins:
- a CDS encoding pentapeptide repeat-containing protein — protein: MEVAQLLELYKQGQRNFSNIDLNNAQLRSVILIGIDLRGSTLNKADLSSANLIEANLTGANLIETNLRGALLRGANFSDADLSWSNLTWSNSSNSKFIRANLSVTNFSGANLIEADFTGSIMKGANLRGTNLRGAIMKNLRTCADTEFTGVRNLDDRTRLYLCTIASGTHPFTKNDSRQTLGCPI